A single region of the Fusobacterium varium genome encodes:
- a CDS encoding arsenate reductase family protein — translation MIQIFGKKNCNESKKAERFFKERGIKIQFINLKEKAPSKGELKSITAKYPLEELIDVDGTEYKKRNLQYIVFDLEETLLENPILFKSPILRNKNEIILGYDPEILKRWAELEK, via the coding sequence ATGATACAGATATTTGGTAAGAAAAATTGTAACGAAAGTAAAAAAGCAGAGAGATTTTTTAAGGAACGTGGAATAAAAATTCAATTTATCAATCTTAAAGAAAAGGCTCCATCAAAAGGAGAGCTAAAAAGCATAACAGCAAAATATCCTTTAGAAGAGCTGATAGATGTTGATGGAACAGAGTATAAAAAGAGAAACCTTCAATATATAGTCTTTGACTTAGAGGAAACTCTTTTAGAAAATCCTATTCTGTTTAAATCTCCAATATTGAGAAATAAAAATGAGATAATCCTAGGTTATGATCCTGAAATTTTAAAGAGATGGGCTGAATTAGAAAAATAA
- a CDS encoding DUF2628 domain-containing protein, giving the protein MKNPLIIEDIEFIENNIMSIRSKVGFNFQYYIDEWLSDKTKFNFWAFFLAPFWLGAKGMFEYVFLYCILTNLFVNRIPSLHLILIVLLPIYFGFKGDILYFKKIKSEISNSTGFSVNGLLGICLVIAIQIGTYYLIA; this is encoded by the coding sequence ATGAAAAATCCATTAATAATTGAAGATATTGAATTTATTGAAAATAATATTATGAGTATCCGTTCAAAGGTAGGTTTTAATTTTCAATACTATATTGATGAGTGGTTATCTGATAAAACAAAGTTTAATTTCTGGGCATTCTTTCTAGCACCATTTTGGTTAGGAGCAAAGGGAATGTTTGAGTATGTTTTCCTATACTGTATTCTTACTAATCTATTTGTAAATCGTATTCCTAGTTTGCACCTAATTTTAATTGTACTTTTACCTATATATTTTGGTTTTAAAGGTGATATTCTCTATTTCAAAAAGATCAAAAGTGAGATTTCCAATTCCACTGGTTTTAGTGTGAATGGCTTGCTTGGAATTTGCCTTGTTATAGCAATTCAAATAGGGACATATTATCTTATAGCTTAA
- a CDS encoding phosphoribosylformylglycinamidine synthase produces MNYRIYVEKKNGFDLEAKRLENELKESFQGIKLSKVRLLNCYDVFNIEEAELAEAKKLIFSEVVSDTVTDTLETNGAKFFAVEYLPGQFDQRADSAMQCLNLISDKNQNVVVTSGKVIILEGEISDADVEKVKKYYINPVEMREKDLVKLEIEEGEKAQDVPVFEGFISWNEEELKKFRESLGLAMTLADVKFVQEYFRDTEKREPTETEIKVLDTYWSDHCRHTTFETRIKDIVFPKSAFGETLQKAFDDYSKAREFVHGERLSKKYISLMDMATICGKEMRKSGKLDDLEVSDEINACSVYIDVDVDGKLEKWLLMFKNETHNHPTEIEPFGGASTCLGGAIRDPLSGRSYVYQAIRVTGSGNPLEKLEDTLPGKLPQKKITTGAASGYASYGNQIGLTTGHVCEIYHDGYKAKRMEVGAVVGAVPADWVRRENASKGDIVILLGGKTGRDGCGGATGSSKEHTDDSLRLCGAEVQKGNAPEERKIQRLFRNPEVTRMIKKCNDFGAGGVSVAIGELAPGLDINLDVVPTKYLGLSGTELAISESQERMAVVIEAKDKDKFIELASKENLLSTVVATVTDTNRLVLNWKGKKIVDISREFLDTNGVTQETTVEVADITGENPLLKANYEGETLKDRWYNMLSSLNVASQKGLMEIFDATIGATTVLMPFGGKYQMTPTDVSVQKIPLLKGETDTASAITWGYNPVLSSWSQFHGGAYAVVESLAKLVSVGGDYKRVRLSFQEYFQKLGQNPLNWGKPFSALLGTIEAQRGFGIPAIGGKDSMSGTFNDIHVPPTLISFAVAPVKASVVISPEFKEAGHKLYLVKHHMLDNYMPNIEELKENFELVHENIVNGTIISAMTLKNGGIAEAVSKMTLGNRVGAKIADLGEDLFKLGYGTFVVETTKELCGKNVELLGETIAEYKVVVGDKEIDMTEGEKVWLDKLFPVFPHKTIEKVENYIWTPYEKKEIIVCKNKIAKPRVLVPAFPGTNCEYDSARVFEKAGAEANILPFRNITQEYINDSIEKMVKEINNSQILMFPGGFSSGDEPDGSGKFIATVLTNPKIAEAISKFLERDGLILGICNGFQALIKSGLLPYGEIGKVTENSPTLTFNKIGRHVSQMVKTKVTSNKSPWLAGVEVGSEFEIAVSHGEGRFFANDEVIKKLFENGQVATQYVNLEGVPTNEFRFNPNGSTCAIEGITSPDGKVFGKMGHSERCGNNVFKNIIGNKDQKIFENGVKYFK; encoded by the coding sequence ATGAATTATCGTATTTATGTAGAAAAGAAAAATGGCTTTGACTTAGAAGCTAAAAGACTTGAAAATGAATTAAAAGAAAGTTTTCAAGGAATTAAACTTTCAAAAGTAAGACTTTTAAACTGTTATGATGTATTTAATATTGAAGAAGCAGAATTAGCAGAAGCTAAAAAACTTATCTTCTCTGAAGTTGTATCAGATACAGTTACAGATACTCTTGAAACAAATGGAGCAAAATTCTTTGCTGTTGAATATCTACCAGGACAATTTGACCAAAGAGCTGACTCAGCTATGCAATGTTTAAATCTAATTTCAGATAAAAACCAAAACGTAGTTGTAACAAGTGGTAAAGTAATTATTCTTGAAGGGGAAATCTCTGATGCTGATGTAGAAAAAGTTAAAAAATACTATATCAACCCTGTTGAAATGAGAGAAAAAGATCTAGTAAAACTAGAAATTGAAGAGGGAGAAAAAGCTCAAGATGTTCCAGTATTTGAAGGATTTATCTCTTGGAATGAAGAAGAATTAAAGAAATTTAGAGAATCTCTTGGACTTGCAATGACTCTTGCAGATGTAAAATTTGTTCAAGAATACTTTAGAGATACAGAAAAAAGAGAACCAACAGAAACTGAAATAAAAGTATTAGATACTTATTGGTCAGATCACTGTAGACATACAACTTTTGAAACAAGAATTAAAGATATAGTTTTCCCTAAGAGTGCTTTTGGAGAAACTTTACAAAAAGCTTTTGATGACTATTCTAAAGCTAGAGAGTTTGTTCATGGAGAAAGATTATCTAAAAAATATATCTCTCTAATGGATATGGCTACTATCTGTGGTAAAGAGATGAGAAAAAGTGGAAAACTTGATGACTTAGAAGTATCTGATGAGATCAATGCTTGTTCAGTATACATAGATGTAGATGTAGATGGAAAACTTGAAAAATGGCTATTGATGTTTAAAAACGAAACTCATAACCACCCTACAGAGATCGAACCATTTGGAGGAGCTTCAACTTGTTTAGGAGGAGCTATTAGAGACCCACTATCAGGAAGATCATATGTATATCAAGCTATTAGAGTAACTGGTTCAGGAAATCCATTAGAAAAATTAGAGGATACACTTCCAGGAAAATTACCTCAAAAGAAAATAACTACTGGAGCTGCAAGTGGATATGCTTCTTATGGAAACCAAATAGGACTTACAACTGGACATGTTTGTGAAATCTATCATGATGGATACAAGGCAAAAAGAATGGAAGTTGGAGCAGTAGTTGGTGCTGTACCTGCTGATTGGGTAAGAAGAGAAAATGCTTCTAAAGGAGATATAGTAATTCTTCTTGGAGGAAAAACAGGAAGAGATGGTTGTGGAGGAGCAACTGGATCTTCAAAAGAACATACAGATGATTCATTAAGACTTTGTGGTGCTGAAGTTCAAAAAGGAAATGCTCCTGAAGAGAGAAAAATCCAAAGATTATTCAGAAATCCTGAAGTTACAAGAATGATTAAAAAATGTAACGACTTTGGTGCTGGAGGAGTATCAGTTGCAATTGGAGAACTTGCTCCTGGACTAGATATCAACCTAGATGTAGTACCTACTAAATATCTTGGATTAAGTGGTACTGAACTTGCTATTTCTGAATCACAAGAAAGAATGGCTGTTGTAATCGAAGCTAAAGACAAAGATAAATTTATAGAACTTGCTTCTAAAGAAAACTTACTATCAACAGTAGTTGCTACTGTTACTGATACAAATAGATTAGTTTTAAATTGGAAAGGTAAGAAAATAGTTGATATTTCAAGAGAATTCCTAGATACAAATGGAGTTACTCAAGAAACAACTGTTGAAGTTGCTGATATTACTGGAGAAAATCCACTATTAAAAGCTAACTATGAAGGAGAAACATTAAAAGATAGATGGTACAATATGCTTTCATCTTTAAATGTAGCTTCTCAAAAAGGATTAATGGAGATATTTGACGCTACAATTGGAGCAACAACAGTATTAATGCCATTTGGAGGAAAATATCAAATGACTCCAACTGATGTAAGTGTTCAAAAAATACCTCTATTAAAAGGAGAAACAGATACAGCTTCTGCTATCACTTGGGGATATAATCCAGTACTTTCTTCTTGGTCACAATTCCATGGAGGAGCTTATGCAGTAGTTGAATCACTAGCTAAATTAGTTTCTGTTGGTGGAGATTATAAGAGAGTAAGACTTTCATTCCAAGAATACTTCCAAAAACTTGGACAAAACCCTTTAAACTGGGGAAAACCTTTCTCAGCTCTATTAGGAACTATTGAAGCTCAAAGAGGATTCGGAATCCCAGCAATTGGAGGAAAAGACTCTATGAGTGGAACATTTAATGATATTCACGTTCCACCTACACTAATCTCTTTTGCTGTTGCACCAGTAAAAGCAAGTGTAGTAATTTCTCCAGAATTTAAAGAAGCTGGACATAAATTATACTTAGTAAAACACCATATGTTAGACAACTATATGCCTAATATTGAAGAATTAAAAGAAAACTTTGAATTAGTACATGAAAATATAGTAAATGGAACTATCATATCTGCAATGACTCTTAAAAATGGAGGAATAGCTGAAGCAGTAAGTAAAATGACTCTAGGAAACAGAGTTGGAGCTAAGATAGCAGATTTAGGAGAAGATCTATTTAAACTAGGATATGGAACATTTGTAGTTGAAACTACTAAAGAACTTTGTGGAAAAAATGTTGAACTATTAGGGGAAACAATAGCTGAATACAAAGTTGTAGTTGGAGATAAAGAGATAGATATGACAGAGGGAGAAAAAGTTTGGTTAGATAAATTATTCCCAGTATTCCCTCATAAAACAATAGAAAAAGTTGAAAACTACATCTGGACACCTTATGAAAAGAAAGAGATCATAGTTTGCAAAAATAAAATAGCTAAACCAAGAGTTTTAGTACCTGCATTCCCAGGAACTAACTGTGAGTATGACTCAGCAAGAGTATTTGAAAAAGCTGGAGCAGAAGCAAATATTCTTCCATTTAGAAATATCACTCAAGAGTATATCAATGACTCAATAGAAAAAATGGTAAAAGAGATCAATAATTCACAAATCTTAATGTTCCCAGGAGGATTCAGTTCAGGAGATGAGCCAGATGGATCAGGTAAATTCATCGCTACTGTACTTACTAACCCTAAGATTGCAGAAGCTATCTCTAAATTCTTAGAAAGAGATGGACTTATCCTTGGTATCTGTAATGGATTCCAAGCTCTAATAAAATCAGGACTTCTACCTTATGGAGAAATTGGAAAAGTTACTGAAAACTCACCTACATTAACATTTAACAAAATAGGTAGACACGTATCTCAAATGGTTAAAACTAAAGTTACTTCTAATAAATCACCATGGTTAGCAGGTGTAGAAGTTGGATCAGAATTTGAAATCGCTGTATCACACGGAGAAGGAAGATTCTTTGCTAATGATGAAGTAATCAAAAAACTATTTGAAAATGGACAAGTTGCTACTCAATATGTAAACCTAGAAGGAGTTCCTACAAATGAATTTAGATTCAACCCTAATGGATCTACTTGTGCAATTGAAGGAATCACTTCACCAGATGGAAAAGTATTTGGTAAGATGGGACATTCAGAAAGATGTGGAAACAATGTATTTAAAAATATAATTGGAAATAAAGATCAAAAAATCTTTGAAAATGGAGTTAAATATTTTAAATAG
- a CDS encoding formate--tetrahydrofolate ligase: MKTDIQIAQEAKIVNIMDIAKKIGLGEDDVEQYGKYKAKVDLKVLRDLENKKDGKLVLVTAITPTPAGEGKSTVTVGLTQALNKMGKSSIAALREPSLGPVFGMKGGATGGGYAQVIPMEDINLHFTGDLHAIGVAHNLIAACIDNHINSGNMLDIDITKITWKRVVDMNDRALRDVVIGLGGKANGIPRQSSFQITVASEIMAALCLATSLADLKEKIKNMVFGYARDGRALTVGDLKIQGAVAALLKEAIKPNLVQTLENTPVFIHGGPFANIAHGCNSILATKLALKLSDYAITEAGFAADLGAEKFLDIKCRKGGLTPNCVVIVATVRALKHHGGAKELSEENLEALEKGIANLDKHIENMKKYNLPVVVAINRFVSDTEKELEFIDKHCKAQDVPVALCEVWAKGGEGGMALAQEVLAQLEKGTDNYTPLYDLDLSIKEKIEKIAKEIYGADGVEFVGTAKKMLKTIDDLGYGKLPVCMSKTQKSLSDNAALLGRPTGFTVSIKELRISAGAGFIVAMAGDIIDMPGLPKKPAAESIDIDENGKIEGLF, translated from the coding sequence GTGAAAACAGATATTCAAATTGCTCAAGAAGCTAAAATAGTAAACATAATGGATATTGCTAAAAAAATTGGACTTGGAGAAGATGATGTTGAACAATATGGTAAGTACAAAGCTAAAGTTGATTTAAAAGTACTTAGAGATCTTGAAAATAAAAAAGATGGTAAATTAGTACTTGTTACAGCTATTACACCTACTCCAGCAGGAGAGGGAAAATCAACTGTAACTGTTGGTCTTACACAAGCTCTTAATAAAATGGGAAAATCATCTATAGCAGCTCTTAGAGAACCATCATTAGGACCTGTTTTTGGAATGAAAGGTGGAGCAACTGGTGGAGGATATGCACAAGTTATACCAATGGAAGATATTAACCTTCATTTTACTGGAGATCTTCATGCTATTGGAGTAGCTCACAACCTTATAGCTGCTTGTATAGATAACCATATCAATTCTGGAAATATGCTAGATATTGATATTACTAAAATTACTTGGAAAAGAGTAGTAGACATGAACGACAGAGCTTTAAGAGATGTTGTAATCGGACTTGGAGGAAAAGCAAATGGAATTCCTAGACAAAGTTCATTCCAAATCACTGTTGCATCTGAAATCATGGCAGCTCTATGTTTAGCTACATCACTAGCTGACCTTAAAGAAAAAATTAAAAATATGGTATTTGGATATGCTAGAGATGGAAGAGCATTAACAGTTGGAGATTTAAAAATTCAAGGAGCAGTTGCAGCACTATTAAAAGAAGCTATCAAACCTAACCTTGTACAAACATTAGAAAATACTCCAGTATTTATTCATGGAGGACCTTTTGCTAATATAGCTCATGGATGTAACTCAATTCTAGCTACAAAATTAGCTCTTAAACTTTCAGATTATGCTATTACAGAAGCTGGATTTGCTGCTGATCTTGGAGCAGAAAAATTCCTAGATATCAAATGTAGAAAAGGTGGACTTACTCCTAATTGTGTAGTAATAGTTGCTACTGTAAGAGCATTAAAACATCACGGTGGAGCTAAAGAGCTTTCTGAAGAAAACTTAGAAGCATTAGAAAAAGGAATTGCAAACTTAGATAAACATATTGAAAATATGAAAAAATACAATCTACCAGTAGTAGTAGCTATCAATAGATTTGTAAGTGACACTGAAAAAGAACTTGAATTTATAGATAAACATTGTAAAGCTCAAGATGTACCAGTTGCTCTTTGTGAAGTATGGGCAAAAGGTGGAGAAGGTGGAATGGCACTTGCTCAAGAAGTTTTAGCTCAACTTGAAAAAGGAACTGATAATTATACTCCACTATATGATTTAGATCTATCTATTAAAGAAAAAATTGAAAAAATAGCTAAAGAGATCTATGGAGCAGATGGAGTAGAATTTGTTGGAACAGCTAAGAAAATGTTAAAAACAATAGATGATCTTGGATATGGAAAACTTCCAGTATGTATGTCAAAAACTCAAAAATCACTTTCTGATAATGCAGCACTACTAGGAAGACCAACAGGATTTACTGTATCAATAAAAGAATTAAGAATATCTGCTGGAGCTGGATTTATAGTAGCAATGGCTGGAGATATTATTGATATGCCAGGACTACCTAAAAAACCTGCTGCTGAATCAATAGATATTGATGAAAATGGTAAGATAGAAGGATTATTCTAA
- the aroQ gene encoding type II 3-dehydroquinate dehydratase, translated as MKILILNGPNINFLGIREKEVYGKETYESMCNYILNSFEETDIEIDILQSNVEGEMINILQKAYFEKYDGIVINPGAYTHTSIALFDAIKSINIPTVEVHLSNIHQREEFRHKSFTAPACIGQICGFGKEGYILAVEGLIVHIKDKENF; from the coding sequence ATGAAAATTTTAATATTAAATGGTCCAAATATAAATTTCTTAGGAATTAGAGAAAAAGAGGTATACGGAAAAGAAACATATGAGAGTATGTGTAATTATATACTTAATAGTTTTGAGGAAACAGATATAGAGATAGATATTTTACAAAGTAATGTTGAAGGAGAGATGATAAATATACTTCAGAAGGCATATTTTGAAAAATATGATGGAATAGTAATAAATCCTGGAGCTTACACACATACTTCAATAGCTCTTTTTGACGCAATAAAGAGTATAAATATTCCAACTGTTGAAGTTCATCTTTCAAATATTCATCAAAGAGAAGAGTTTAGACATAAATCTTTCACAGCTCCTGCTTGTATTGGGCAGATCTGTGGTTTTGGTAAAGAGGGGTATATTTTAGCAGTAGAAGGGCTAATTGTGCATATAAAAGACAAAGAAAACTTTTAA
- a CDS encoding amidophosphoribosyltransferase, which produces MICTEEMLAKDKMEEECGVFGIYCKENKEVSQMCYYAMYALQHRGQESAGITVLNDGKLSSYKGMGLTADVFTEEILNQLQGNAAIAHVRYSSFKDNKIENAQPIESRFKLGQIAVAHNGNLTNSKVIRELLEDGGATFTSTSDSEVVIKMIARKAADGLEEAIKAAVSAVKGAYAFVMLADKKLIGIRDPYGIRPLCIGTNEAGDYFLASESCAIDAIGGHIVRDVEAGEMVIIDDNGIKSIKFAENKNIAPCSFEHIYFARPDSTIDGINVYQARVEAGKLLAKQCKVEADIVIGVPDSGVPAAIGYAEESGIPYAMGLIKNKYIARTFIKPVQSLREQAVMVKLNPLRIQLEGKRVVVVDDSLVRGTTSKILIEIIRRAGAKEVHFRSASPAVMHPCFYGVDIAHRKELIAARMSVEEIRQEINADTLDYLSLDNMLTSLKSNNFCVGCFNGVYPMSTPAEEE; this is translated from the coding sequence ATGATTTGTACTGAAGAGATGTTAGCTAAAGACAAGATGGAAGAGGAATGTGGAGTATTCGGAATTTACTGTAAAGAAAATAAAGAAGTTTCACAAATGTGTTACTATGCAATGTATGCTCTACAACATAGAGGACAAGAAAGTGCAGGAATTACAGTTTTAAATGATGGAAAACTTTCTAGTTACAAGGGAATGGGACTTACAGCTGATGTATTTACAGAGGAAATATTAAATCAATTACAAGGAAATGCAGCTATTGCTCATGTGAGATACTCTTCTTTCAAAGATAATAAAATAGAGAATGCACAACCTATAGAAAGTAGATTTAAATTAGGACAAATAGCAGTTGCTCACAATGGAAATTTAACAAACAGTAAGGTAATTAGAGAACTTTTAGAAGATGGAGGAGCTACATTTACTTCAACATCTGACTCTGAAGTAGTTATTAAAATGATAGCTAGAAAAGCTGCTGATGGTTTAGAAGAAGCTATAAAAGCAGCAGTTTCAGCAGTAAAAGGTGCTTATGCCTTTGTAATGTTAGCAGATAAAAAACTTATAGGAATAAGAGATCCATATGGAATTAGACCTCTATGTATTGGAACAAATGAAGCTGGAGATTATTTCTTAGCTTCTGAATCATGTGCAATAGATGCTATCGGAGGACACATTGTAAGAGATGTTGAAGCTGGAGAGATGGTAATTATTGATGATAATGGAATTAAATCTATCAAATTTGCTGAAAATAAAAATATAGCTCCTTGCTCATTTGAACACATCTATTTTGCAAGACCTGATAGTACAATAGATGGTATCAATGTATATCAAGCTAGAGTTGAAGCTGGAAAATTATTAGCAAAACAATGTAAAGTAGAAGCTGATATAGTAATTGGAGTTCCTGATTCAGGAGTACCAGCAGCTATTGGATATGCAGAAGAAAGTGGAATCCCTTATGCTATGGGACTTATTAAAAATAAATATATAGCTAGAACATTTATTAAACCTGTTCAAAGCTTAAGAGAACAAGCTGTAATGGTAAAACTTAACCCATTAAGAATTCAACTTGAAGGAAAAAGAGTTGTAGTAGTAGATGACTCTCTAGTAAGAGGAACTACAAGTAAAATTCTTATTGAAATTATAAGAAGAGCTGGAGCAAAAGAAGTTCACTTTAGATCAGCATCTCCAGCAGTTATGCACCCTTGTTTCTATGGAGTAGATATTGCTCATAGAAAAGAACTTATTGCAGCTAGAATGTCTGTTGAAGAGATAAGACAAGAGATAAATGCAGACACATTAGATTATCTATCATTAGATAATATGTTAACATCTCTAAAGAGTAATAACTTCTGTGTAGGATGTTTCAATGGAGTATATCCAATGAGTACACCTGCTGAAGAGGAATAA
- a CDS encoding N-acetyltransferase yields the protein MIRRAEKKDYEKIMEIWKNSNIKAHDFIDKGYWIGNYENVRDNYLPISDTYLLEEGGDIKGFISLIDSTFIGGLFCGVNNQCKGYGTKLLNFVKERYPFLELAVYDKNIKALEFYQKNSFKIVKTQVDENTGELEYIMEWENKE from the coding sequence ATGATAAGAAGAGCAGAAAAGAAAGATTATGAAAAAATAATGGAGATATGGAAAAATTCTAATATAAAGGCACATGATTTTATAGATAAGGGGTATTGGATAGGAAATTATGAAAATGTAAGGGATAACTATCTTCCAATATCTGATACATATCTTCTAGAAGAGGGAGGAGATATAAAGGGATTTATAAGTTTAATAGATAGTACTTTCATAGGTGGATTATTTTGTGGAGTGAATAATCAATGTAAAGGTTATGGAACTAAGCTTTTGAATTTTGTAAAGGAGAGATATCCATTTTTGGAGTTAGCTGTCTATGATAAAAATATAAAAGCCCTTGAATTTTATCAAAAAAATAGTTTTAAAATTGTAAAAACTCAAGTAGATGAAAACACTGGAGAGTTGGAATATATAATGGAATGGGAAAATAAAGAGTAA
- the purE gene encoding 5-(carboxyamino)imidazole ribonucleotide mutase: protein MKVAIIFGSKSDTEKMRGAANCLKEFGIEYSAHVLSAHRVPEKLEETLEMLENTGYEVIIAGAGLAAHLPGVIASKTVLPVIGVPIEAAFDGMDALLSIVQMPKSIPVATVGVNNSYNAGMLAVQMLSLKSPELKAKLVQFRKDMKAKFIADNEGGVDL from the coding sequence ATGAAAGTTGCTATAATCTTTGGAAGTAAATCAGATACAGAAAAAATGAGAGGAGCTGCAAACTGTTTGAAAGAGTTTGGAATTGAGTATTCTGCACATGTTCTTTCAGCACACAGAGTTCCAGAAAAATTAGAAGAAACATTGGAAATGTTAGAAAATACAGGATATGAAGTAATAATAGCAGGAGCAGGACTTGCTGCACATCTTCCAGGTGTTATAGCTTCTAAAACTGTACTTCCTGTAATTGGAGTACCTATTGAAGCTGCTTTTGATGGAATGGATGCATTATTATCAATAGTACAAATGCCTAAATCTATACCAGTAGCAACAGTTGGAGTAAATAACTCATATAATGCTGGAATGTTAGCAGTACAAATGTTATCTTTAAAATCACCAGAATTAAAAGCAAAACTTGTTCAATTTAGAAAAGATATGAAAGCTAAATTTATAGCTGATAACGAAGGTGGAGTAGATCTATAA
- the aroE gene encoding shikimate dehydrogenase, producing the protein MKVYGLIGEKLGHSLSPEIHQYIFNRYGIKGFYSLYEIERENIDKALESMRVLGIEGVNITIPYKENFLNKVDFLSKEAEEIGAINVLKIEKNRISGYNSDYYGFIRLLERGKIEIKNKKCVVLGTGGGAKAIIVALKDLGAKEITVVSRSREGKIEKLKERFSYIDVATYEDRIDGDVIVNCTPVGMYPNVEDFPVSEDVVKRFESVVDIIYNPLQTKFLYFAEKNGIKNIDGLFMLIEQAIKAEEIWQDREFDKELGEELYQKLSLNFR; encoded by the coding sequence ATGAAAGTTTATGGTTTGATAGGGGAAAAACTAGGGCACTCTCTTTCACCAGAGATTCATCAATATATTTTTAATAGATATGGAATAAAAGGTTTTTACTCACTTTATGAGATAGAGAGAGAAAATATAGATAAAGCCCTTGAAAGTATGAGAGTATTAGGAATAGAAGGGGTTAATATAACTATTCCCTATAAGGAGAATTTTTTAAATAAAGTAGATTTTCTATCTAAAGAGGCAGAGGAAATAGGAGCAATAAATGTTTTAAAGATAGAGAAGAATAGAATTTCTGGATATAATAGTGACTACTATGGGTTTATAAGACTTCTTGAAAGAGGAAAAATTGAAATAAAGAATAAAAAGTGTGTTGTTCTTGGAACAGGGGGAGGAGCAAAGGCGATAATAGTGGCTCTAAAAGATTTAGGAGCAAAGGAGATAACTGTAGTTTCAAGAAGTAGAGAGGGAAAAATAGAAAAGTTAAAAGAGAGATTTTCATATATTGATGTAGCAACTTATGAAGATAGAATAGATGGAGATGTAATAGTAAATTGTACCCCAGTGGGAATGTATCCAAATGTTGAGGACTTTCCTGTATCAGAAGATGTGGTGAAAAGATTTGAAAGTGTAGTTGATATAATATACAATCCTCTTCAAACTAAATTTTTATATTTTGCAGAAAAAAATGGTATAAAAAATATAGATGGGCTTTTTATGTTGATTGAACAAGCTATAAAAGCAGAGGAGATATGGCAAGATAGAGAGTTTGATAAGGAACTTGGAGAAGAACTTTACCAAAAATTATCTTTAAATTTTAGGTAA